The DNA window GCGGCGTGAAGGCGGGGAGTGCAGCCGTCTGCTCGGCCCGCCACAACCGGATGGCGATGCCAGCTTGCGTGCGCCCGGCACGGCCGGCGCGCTGGTCGGCGGAAGCCTTGCTGACGCGCACGGTTTCCAGCCGGGTGAGGCCACTGGCCGGCTCGTAGCGCGGCAGCCGCGACAGGCCGGAATCGATGACGACGCGCACGCCGTCGATGGTGATCGAGGTTTCGGCGATTGAGGTGGCCAGCACCACCTTGCGGCGGCCGGCCGGCGGCGGCTTGATCGCGGCATCCTGCGCCTTGCCGTCGAGCATGCCGTAGAGCGGCACGATGTCGGTGTCGGCACCGATCCTGCCGGCCAGCCGTTCGGCGGTGCGCTCGATCTCGCGCTGGCCGGGCAGGAAGGCAAGCACACTGCCGCTCTCGTCGGCCAGAGCTGCGCGAATCGCCTTGGCCATGGCGTCCTCGATGGTGGTGCCGGCGGGGCGCTCGTCATAGCGGATGTCGACAGGAAAGGCGCGGCCCTCGCTCTCGATCACCGGCGCACCCGACAGCAGTTTGGCGACACGCGCACCGTCGAGCGTCGCCGACATCACCAGCACACGCAGATCCGGCCGCAGCGCGCCTTGCACGTCGAGCGCCAGAGCGAGACCGAAATCGCCATCGAGCGAACGCTCGTGGAATTCGTCGAAAATGACAGCCGAGATCCCAGGCAATTCGGGATCGTCGAGGATCATGCGCGCCAGAACGCCTTCGGTGACGACCAATATCCTGGTCTTTGCCGAAATGCGGTTTTCCATGCGCATGGCGTAGCCGACGGTGGCGCCGGGCTCCTCATCAAGCAATTGCGCCATGCGGCGGGCGGCGGCGCGGGCGGCGAGCCGGCGCGGTTCGAGCAGAACGATCTTGCCGGCCCCCAGCCAGGACGCATCGAGCAGCGCCAGCGGCACCAGCGTCGTCTTGCCGGCGCCGGGCGGCGCCACCAGCACGGCGCTGTTGCCATGGCCGAGCGCTTCGTTCAGCGCCGGCAGCACAGCGGATACCGGAAGCTCCGGCAGGGGTTTTGTCGTCATCGGTCCAGGAATGCGTTCGTCCAACCGCGGCAGGTCCGCCCCGTCCGCATAGCAGCGGTCGCGGGGGCCGTGCAACTTATCGGGCTGGACCCACTCAAAGCCGGTTCCGGGAAAACGGATTCCAGCGCACGGTGCCCAGCCGCACCTCCTCGCGCACCATGGTCAGCAGGCCGGCACCGCCAACGACGGCGAGGCCAACCAATGCCAGCCAGTCGGGGTATTCCTGGAAGAACAGAGCGCCGAGGATCACCGCCCAGACGATCTGCGAATAATGTGTCGGTGCGACCCGGTTGGCGGGTGCATATTTCATGACCAGCAGCTGCAGGAATTGTCCGCCTGCGGTGAAGGCACCGGCCATCACCAGCCACAGCAACTGTGTGCCGCTGGGAACGGTGAATGCGGTGGCGGCGGCGCCGATGCCGTTGAACAACAGGCCGTAGCCGACCAGCACGCCCAGCATGGTCGTGCGCTTTTCCTGCTGCGCCAGCGAGCGCATCAGGATGACGCTGGTGGCGGCGAGGAAGGCAACCCCGAACGCGGCAAGGTGGCCGAGATTGAGTTCGCGAAAGCCCGGCCGCACCACCAGCATGACACCGGCAAAACCGGCAACCACCGCCAGCCAGCGCCAGGGGCCGACCTTCTCCTTGAGGATCACCGTGGAGAGGATGGTGACGCAGAGCGGCGCCAGGAAGATCAGCGCATAGGACTCGGCCAGCGGAATGGTGGTGAAGGCGTAGACGCTGAGCACGCCGGACGCGATACCCGCCCAGGCGCGCGCCTGCACGGCCCAGGGCCGCCTGGTGCGCCAGAAATCACGCCAGCGCTCGTCCGCTGGCCGCGTGAAAAAGAGAAAACAGCCGGCAAACAAGGTCGTGAAGAAGCCGATCTCGAAGACCGTGAATTGTCCGCCCAGACTTTTGACAACGGCATCACTGCCCGAATAGCTTGCATAGGCGATCAGGGCGAGCAGGATTCCGTTCGTCACGTTGTTCCATTTCCGGGGAGAGAGTGGTTTGAAAATCCTGGCGCTCGGTGCGCATCCGGACGACATCGAGATCTTCATGTTCGGTACGATGGCCGCCTATGCCGTGCAAGGCGCAGAACTCACTTTTGCCATAGCCACGGATGGCGCCAAGGGCGGCAAGAGTGATCCCGTCGCTCTCGCCCATGTCCGTCGCGAGGAAGCAACGGCCGCGGCCGCGCTGCTCGGGGCGACGCTGCGCTTCCTCGACTTTCCCGACGGCGAACTGGTGGCCGATGCAGCGCTGATCGGGGCGCTGAAAGAGCTGATACGCGAAACCGGACCAGATCTGGCGATCACGCATGCGCCCAACGACTATCACGGCGACCACCGCGCGCTGTCGGACGGCGTGCGCATCGCCGCGTCGTTCGCGGTTCCGATGCTGCATGCCGACACGCTCGGCGGCACCGGTTTTTCGCCGACGCACTATGTCGATATTTCCGCCCATGCCGACATCAAGGCGAAAGCGATCCGCATGCATCAGTCGCAGGACCCCGAGCGCTTCGTCGACGGCGCGCGAACGCAGAACCTTTTTCGTTCAGGTCAGTGCAATGGCGCGCAAGGTTCGCTGGCCGAAGCGTTTCGCTTCGAACCGTCGTTCCCCTTCGCCGACATCCGCGAACTGCTGCCGCCGGCGCCGCCAATCCGCAAGGTCATGGTGAGCACCAGACGGATCGACTGAGAGCCGCCACTGTCTTCAGGCCAGGCCGCAACGAGCCGCGCAGCTTCGGCAATCCGTGGGCCCGACCAGCGATCCACACTTTTCCCAGCGTTTTCAGACACCGACGCAAGCATGCTGCGGCGCAGCAACGAATTCGCTTGCGTTGTTTAGTAAAAATTGCATCACTAAACAAATTACTAAACATCTGCGGTGCTGTAGCGCTGCCATGTTTAGGCCCCTGAGGAGAGGGGTTGAAGGCTCTTGAAACCGTCATCCGGGCGCGTTTCGCAAATGGGAGGAAGGCATGAAATCGAGCTTGAAACTGGCGTTGGGACTGACCTCGGCGATTACCGCGTCGACAGCCGTCTCGAACGTCGCGCACGCTGAAGACCTGACGCTGTGCTGGGCCGCCTGGGACCCGGCAAACGCGCTTGTCGAACTGTCCAAGGATTTTACCAAGGAAACCGGCATCGGCATGAAATTCGAATTCGTGCCATGGACCAACTATGCCGACCGTTTCCTCAACGAGCTCAATTCGCACGGCAAGCTGTGCGACCTGATCATCGGCGACAGCCAGTGGATCGGCGGCGCGGCCGAGAACGGCCACTACGTCAAGCTGAACGACTTCTTCGACAAGGAGAAGATCAGCATGGACGACTTCGTGCCGGCAACCGTCGTCGGCTATTCGGAATGGCCGAAGAACACGCCGAACTACTGGGCGCTGCCGGCCATGGGCGACGTCGTCGGCTGGACATATCGCAAGGACTGGTTCTCCAAGCCGGAGCTGCAGAAGGAATTCAAGGAGAAATACGGCTGGGATCTCGGCCCGCCGGCCACCTTCGACCAGCTGAAGCAGGTCGCGGAGTTCTTCCAGAAGCGCGAAATCGACGGCAAGACCGTCTACGGCGCCTCGATCTACACGGAGCGCGGCTCTGAGGGCATCACCATGGGCGCCATGGACGTGCTCTACAGCTACGGCTTCCAGTACGAGAACCCCAAGAAGCCCTACGAAATGGAAGGCTTCGTCAATTCCGACAAGTCGGTGAAGGGGCTGGAATTCTACAAGGCGCTCTATGATTGCTGCACGCCTCCGGGCGCTTCGAACAGCTACATGGGCGAAGGCGTCGATGCCTTCAAATCCGGCCAGGTGGCGATGCACATGAACTTCGCCTTCACGTGGCCGGGCCTGCAGAAGGACGAGAATGTCGGCGGCGACAAGATCGGTTACTTCGTCAACCCGAAGGGTCCGGACGGCGAGCAGTTCGCCCAGCTCGGCGGCCAGGGTATCTCGGTGGTGTCCTATTCCGACAAGCAGGAATCGGCGCTGAAATACATCAAGTGGTTCGCCAACAAGGACGTGCAGGCCAAGTGGTGGTCGCTCGGCGGCTATTCCTGCCTCAACGCGGTGGTCAAGGATCCGAAGTTCCCGGCTAGCCAGCCCTACGCGCAGACCTTCCTCGACTCGATGGCCATCGTGAAGGACTTCTGGGCCGAGCCGAGCTACGCCCCACTGCTGCAGGCCTCGCAGAAGCGCTTCCACGACTATGTCGTCGCCGGCCAGGGTTCGGCCAAGGACGCGCTCGACGGCCTGGTCAAGGACTGGACGCAGGTCTTCCAGGACGACGGCAAAATGTAACCGGGGCAAAGATGTAACCGGCTCCTCCCGAGCTAGGCCCAAGCGTCCCGTGCCACCCTTGGCACGGGACGCAGTTCAGATAAATTCCATGACAGAGACGACCAAGTGACCGAAGCAGGACTCACCATGCTCAATCGGACCGCGGAGAACGTTGCCCGGGCGACCCCGGAACCGTTGGCCCGCAAAGTCCGGGGCATCAGCGACAAGGGCCTCGCCTGGCTGTTCATCTCGCCGACGATCCTGTTGCTGCTGGCCATCAACATCTTCCCGCTGTTCTGGGCGATCTATCTGTCGTTCACCAACTACCGCGCCAACCGCCCGAACGAAGTGGTGAAGAATCTCGGGCTTGCCAACTACCAGCGTATCCTCGGCGACAAGGATATCTGGATCGCCATGCAGACGACGGCGCATTTCGTGTTCTGGACCATCCTGTTGCAGACGCTGATCGGCTTCACGCTGGCCTGGCTGATCGACCGGAAGTTCCGTGGCCATGCCTTCTGGACGACGCTGATCCTGGTGCCGATGATGCTGTCGCCGGCGGTGGTCGGCAATTTCTGGCGCTTCCTCTACGAACCGCAGATCGGCCTGTTCGCCTATGCGATTTCCTTCGTGACGAGGATTCCGCCGACCGATATCCAGATGCTCTCCAACGTCTCGCTGGCGCCATGGTCGATCATCATCGTCGATACATGGATGTGGACGCCCTACGTGATGCTGATCTGCCTGGCGGGCCTGCGCTCCATCCCCGAATACATCTATGAGGCGGCCGAGGTCGACCGCGCCTCCAACTGGCGGCAGTTCTGGTCGATCACACTGCCGATGGCGCTGCCCTTCATCATGCTGGCGGTGCTGTTTCGCGGCATCGAGAACTTCAAGATGTTCGACATGGTCAACCTGTTGACCGGCGGCGGGCCGGGCTCGACCACCGAGGTCGCCTCGATCACGTTGAAGCGGCAGGCTTTCGAGAGCTGGCGCACCGGCTACTCCTCGGCCTTCGCCATAATCCTGTTCGTTGCGGTGTTCGGCCTCGCCAACATCTACGTCAAGGCGCTCAACAAGGTGAAGCAGAGATGAGCCTGACCACAGCCCATTCGGTCGTCGCACCGAGCACCAACTCGAAGCGCATCGCCGGCGCGATCATCATCGCCTATGCGCTGATCTCGATCGTGCCGTTGCTATGGATCTTCGCCACCAGCTTCAAGACGCCGCCGGACTCGATCGCCTATCCGCCCAAGATCCTGTTCCAGCCGAGCCTCGAAGGCTACTGCAATCTGTTCACGACGCGGACGCGGCAGACGCCGGAATACATCAACTCGCTTGGACCGGCGACGGGCTTCTGCGACGAGACCACGCGCAAGCGCAACATGGTGATCGCCGGCCCGTCCAACTTCCTGCCGCGCTTCGTCAACTCGCTGATCATCGCCTTCGGTTCGACCTTCTGCGCCGTGTTCCTCGGCACGCTGTCGGCCTATGGCTTCTCGCGCTTCAAGGTGCCGCTCGCCGACGACCTCCTGTTCTTCATCCTGTCGACGCGCTTCATGCCGCCTATCGCCGTCGCCATTCCGATCTACCTGATGTACCGCGAGCTTGGCCTGTCGGACACCGCGCTCGGCATGATCCTGCTCTACACGGCAGTCAACGTGTCGCTGGCTGTGTGGCTGCTGAAAGGCTTCATCGACGAGATCCCGCGCGAATATGAGGAAGCGGCGATGATCGACGGCTATACGCGGCTGCAAGCCTTCTGGCGCACCGTGCTGCCGCAGGCGACCACCGGCATCGCCGCGACCGCCATCTTCTGCCTGATCTTCGCCTGGAACGAGTATGCCTTCGCCGCGCTCCTGACCTCCGGCACGGCGCAGACCGCGCCGCCCTTCATCCCGACCATCATCGGCGAAGGCGGCCAGGACTGGCCCGCGGTGGCAGCCGGCACGACGATCTTCCTGGTGCCGATCCTGGTCTTCACCATCCTGCTTCGCAAGCAATTGCTGCGCGGCATCACCTTCGGCGCGGTGCGCAAATGATTAGTATGGGAATAAGAAGCCGAGGGTGCCATCGTGTCCCTCCCCTTCGTTCACGGCTACGGTATCGACACATTTGCGAACGCTTAGCGTTTGGCGATAGCGTGCATGGCAAGCAGGTGCATTGCGCCGCGCCAGGTCGACCCCCACTCCGTCGAGCTTCGCTCGACACCTCTCCCCGATCGACGGGGTAGAGGAAGGGCGCGAACTTCATTCAGCCAGACTCCCTTCCTCTCCCTCCGGAGGGGGAGAGGTGGCGCTGCGAAGCAGCGACGGAGTGGGGGAACCACCTGGCAACCATCTCTCCCCTTGAACGGGGAGAAGGAAGGGAGTTCCGCATGACGCGCCCAGCCATCACCAAAAAGTCATCTTGGCCAGTCTGGGCGAGGCGCGGGCTGATGGAAAACATCGCGACGGCGCTGATCGCCATCGGCTTCCTGATGCTGTTCCAGCCCTTCGCGCTGTCGCTCTACACCTACTCCTTCATCACCATGCTCGCCGGCACCGTGATGTTCATCGTCGTCTCCAAGTTCCCGGAATAATCATGGCCGAGATCCGCGTCCAGCACCTGAGAAAGGCCTTCGGCGATTTCGTCGCCGTGCAGGATTCCAACTTCGTCGTCGAGGATGGCGAATTCTTCGTCATGCTCGGACCATCCGGCTGCGGCAAGACGACGACCTTGCGCATGATCGCCGGGCTCGAGCTCCCGACCGGCGGCCAGATCCTGCTTGGCGGCGACGATGTCACCATGCTGCGGGCACGCGAACGCGACATCGCCTTCGTCTTCCAGCTGTTCGCGCTCTATCCGCACATGAATGTGCGCAAGAACATCGGCTTCCCGCTCTTGGCGCAAGGCATGCCTTCGGCCGAAATCCGCACGCGGGTCGAAGAAACGGCGAAGCTGCTGCGCATCGACCATCTGCTCAACAAATCCGTCTCCGGACTTGCCGGCGGCGACCGCCAGCGCGTTGCGCTCGGCCGCGCCATCGTACGGCGGCCAAAATGCTTCCTGATGGACGAGCCGCTGGGGACTCTCGACACCGAATTCCGCGATCTGATGGTCCATGAATTGCGCGAGCTGCACAACCGCATCCACGCCACGACGGTCTATGTCACGCACGACCAGATGGAAGCGATGTCGATGGCCGACAAGATCGCGGTGATGAACCATGGTGTCATCGAACAGTTCGGCACACCACGCGAAATCTACGACCGCCCGGCGACCATGTTCGTCGCCGATTTCATCGGCTCGCCACCGATGAACTTTTTGGGATTTGGCGGCGGGCTCGCCAAGGGCACGAAGGAGATCGTCGTGCAAGGCGCGAAGGTCGCGGTGCCGGAGGTGCGCGAGGATATCGCGCCTAGCGACATGGCACTCGGCATCCGCCCGGAACACATCCGCTTCGACGATGCCTCCAAGCTGCGCGGCGCCATCTACGGCACCGAATATCTCGGCACCACGCAGATCGTCGCGGTGGAGACGGCGGACGGCATCATCAAGGCACGCGTGCCGGCCGAAATCCGCCTCTCCACCGGCGACCATGTCGGCCTGGCGCTGAGCAGTGCGCGCCTATCGCTGTTCGAGAAAGGATCCGGCCGCGCGGTGAGAACCGCGATCCACGATGTCGCCTCTGAGCGGAGGGCCCAGCATGGCTGAGGTGCACATCAAGAACGTGACCAAGAGTTTTGGCGACCATGTCGCCGTCGACGGTCTCGACCTGCATATATCAGATGGTGAATTCGTCGTGTTGCTCGGGCCGACCGGGGCCGGCAAGACGACGACGCTACGCCTGATCGCCGGGTTGGAACGGCCGGATTCCGGCACAATCGAAATTGGCGGCCACAATGCCACGACCCTATCGCCGGCCGAGCGCGACACCGCCTTCGTGTTCCAGCAATATTCGCTCTATCCGCATCTGTCGGTGTTCGACAATCTCGCCTTCCCACTGCGCTCGCCAGCACGGAAAATGCCGGAAGACCAGATCCGCCGCCGGGTCGAGGAGGTGGCCAGGATGGTGCGCATCCATCACAAGCTCGCCAACCGCTCGACCAAGCTTTCGGGCGGTGAAATGCAGCGCGTCGCCATCGGCCGCGCGCTGGTGCGCAAGCCTTCGATCTATCTGATGGACGAGCCGCTGTCGTCGCTCGACGCCAAGCTGCGGGCGGATTTGCGGCTCGAGCTGAAGCGCATCCAGACCGAACTCGGCGCAACCATGCTTTACGTCACCCACGACCAGATCGAGGCGATGACCATGGCTGACCGCATCGGCATCTTCGCCGACGGCATGCTGGTGCAGATCGGTTCACCGCGCACCATCTATTCCGAGCCGGCAAACCTTCATGTCGCGGCGAGGCTCGGCCAGCCGGCGATCAATCTTCTGCCGACCGGGCTGCTGCCCGATAGCGGCGCGCCGGTGGGAACCAAGACGATCGGTGCGCGCACCGAACATCTGTCGATCGGCAAGGCAACCAATGGCCATGCCGACGGCGTCGTCGACTGGGTCGAGCATCTCGGCGACCAGAACCACCTGCATGTGACGGTTGGTCCGAAGAAGTTGGTGACGCTGACCGATCCCGACACGGATCTGGCGCAGGGCGACAGGGTGGTGATCCGCTACCGGTCGCCGCTGTATTTCGGCGCTGACGGACAAAGACTGATGTGAACGGTTCTCGGTGTTCCCACTCAAGGGTCAACGCCGGCTTCTGATTGACGATTGCGAGTACGGGACGAATTCGATGAAGCACTTTTTCAATCGCAGGGAAACGATCGTCACCGAGGCGCTGGACGGCCTGTTGCGGACCATCGGGTCAGGTGATCTCGCGCGTCTCGACGGCTATCCCGAGATCAAGGTCATCCTGCGCGCCGACTGGGACAAGACGAAAGTCGGCGTCGTCTCCGGCGGCGGTGCGGGGCACGAGCCATCGCATGCCGGCTTCGTCGGCAAGGGCATGCTGACGGCGGCGGTTTCAGGTGAGATCTTTGCCTCGCCGAGCGTCGAAGCCGTGCTGGCGGCTATTCGCGCGGTCACCGGTCCGACCGGCTGCCTGCTGATCGTCAAGAACTACACCGGCGACCGTCTCAATTTCGGCCTGGCGGCCGAGAAGGCGCGCGCCGAAGGGTTTCGTGTCGAGATGGTGATCGTCGCCGACGACATCGCTTTGCCTGATATCAACCAGCCGCGCGGCGTTGCCGGCACCTTGTTCGTGCACAAGATCGCTGGCCACCTGTCGGAAGCCGGCCACGATCTTGCGTCCGTTGCGGCAGCCGCCCGCGCTGCGGCGAAGGATATCGTTTCGCTCGGCATGTCGCTGTCGTCCTGCTCGATCCCAGGCCAGCCGCACGAAGACAGGTTTGGCGAAAACGACGGCGAGCTCGGCCTCGGCATCCATGGCGAGCCGGGCGTCGAGCGGATTGCGGTGCAAAGCGCCGACAGGCTGGTCGCGATCATGGCGGAGCGCCTCGCGGCACGGCTTGACCCCAAGGCCACCTACGCCTTGCTGATCAACAATCTCGGTTCGGTTCCGCCGCTCGAAATGTCGCTCGTAGCCAACGCGGTGCTTGCCTCGCCGCTGGCCAAAACCATCAAGCTGACGATCGGCCCCGGCCCGCTGATGACCGCGCTCAACATGAACGGCTTCTCGCTGTCGCTGATCCGGCTCGACGCAGCACGTGAAGCCGCCCTGCTGGCGCTGGTCGGCCCGCATGCCTGGATGCCAGCAAAGCCGGTTGTGCCGCCGGCTATCGTGCCGATGGCGAAAGCGGCCGGACAGAGCGCGGCACGCAAGCCCAGTCAGGATGCGCGCGCCAGGCGTCTTGTCGTCGCCGTCTGCGAAAGGCTGATCGCGCTGGAAACCACTTTGAACGGACTGGACGCCAAGGCTGGTGACGGCGACACCGGCTCGACAGTGGCGACCGGCGCGCGCAGTATTCTCGAGCGGCTTGATACGCTGCCGCTTGCCGAACCCGCAGCGACCCTGAGCGCGATAGGCGACATTCTGAGCGCGTCGATGGGCGGCTCCAGCGGCGTGCTGCTGTCGATCTTCTTCACCGCGGCGGCACAAGCTCTGGACAGCGGCGCGAACCTGGCCAAGGCGCTGCTTGCCGGCCTTGAGCGGATGACTTTCTATGGCGGCGCAAGGATGGGTGACCGCACCATGGTCGATGCCCTGGAGCCGGCCCTCAAAGCGCTCGACGCCAGCGGCCTGGAGGAAGCGGCGGCGGCGGCTCACCATGGTGCCGAGGCCACCGCTGCCATGGAGAAGGCGAAAGCCGGACGGTCCGCCTATGTCGGCAGCAAATTGCAAGGCGTGGTCGACCCCGGCGCCTATGCAGTGGCCGAGGCCTTCGCGGCCGTCGCCGCACTGCATGAAGCGGCCTGATTCATGCTCCAGTTGTCGAATGAGCGTTCTTTCGATACTGCCGGCGGGGTGGAAACCGGGAATTTGGCCGATATGGCGGCGTTGAACCTTGCCAGGCTGATTACAGCCGTCGCGGATGCGATCGCCGCTCACGCCGAAGAGTTGACGGCGCTCGACCAGGCGATCGGCGATGGCGACCACGGGCTGAACATGAAGCGCGGCTTCGCGGCCGTGCGGGCCGACGCCGAGGCGTTTTCGGCCAAGCCGCTCCCCGAAGCCCTGAAGTCGATCGGCACCAAGCTGGTGATGACGGTGGGCGGCGCCTCCGGTCCGCTGTTCGGCACCTTGTTCATGGCGCTCGGCAAGGAGATTTCGGCGGAGCCCGATCGCGCCAATCTGACGGCAGCTTTCGGCAAGGCAATCGAAGCAGTGGCTGCGCGCGGCAAGTCGCAGGTTGGACAAAAAACCATGCTCGACGTGCTGCAGCCGGTGCATGACGCGCTGACTGAGGGAAAGACGGCGCCGGAAATCGCCGATATCGCCGACGCGGCGGCCGAGGCGACCGTGCCGATGAAAGCTCTGCGCGGCCGCGCGTCGTTCCTCGGCGATCGTTCGATCGGCCACATGGATGCCGGCGCACGTTCGACCGCGCTTCTGGTGCGCACGATCGTCGAAACGCTGGAAGGGCAGCCATGAGCAATGTCGGCATCGTCATCGTTTCGCATTCGCCGCTGGTTGCCGAGGGGACGGCCGACATGGTGCGGCAGATGGTGGGCGACGAAGTGCCGCTTGCATGGTGCGGCGGAAACGGCCATGGCGGGCTTGGCACCAATGTCGAGGCGATCATGGGCGCCATCGACAAGGCCTGGTCGGAAGCCGGTGTCGCCATTCTGGTCGATCTCGGCGGCGCCGAGACCAACTCGGAAATGGCGGTGGAGATGATCGGCGAGCCACGGTCGCACAAGATCATCGTCTGCAACGCACCGATCGTCGAAGGCGCGGTGATGGCGGCGACCGAGGCCTCCGGCGGTGCCTCGCTCCGGGAAGTGGTGGCGACGGCACACGAATTGTCGCCGTCGTGAACGAACGGGAATTTTGAAAGACATGTCCGCATCCGCCGAAGCGACCGTTGTGATCACCCACGAGGTGGGCCTGCACGCGCGTCCTTCGGTGAAGTTCACCAAGCTGGCCAAGACTTTTGTGGCCGAGGTGGAAATCGCACTGGCCGCCAACGGGCCGTGGTTCGACGCCAAGAGCATCGTCAAGGTGATGGCGGCCAAGGCGCCGAAGGGCACCGTGCTGCACATCAGGGCCAGCGGCGACGGCGCCAACGATGCCGTCGACGCGCTGGTCGAACTGGTGCGGCGCGATTTCGACGAAGGCGCGGACCATGTCCGAACCGCTTAGGTTGCAAGGCATTTCGGCCTCGGCCGGTTATGCTGAGGGGCCGCTGTTCGACCTCGACCGGATTGCCGCATCCTATGTCGGCAAAGAAACAGCCGACGACGAGAAGGCCGCGCTCGAAACCGCAATCGCCGTCGCGGCGGGCCGCCTCGGCGTAATGATTGAGATGGCCGTAGGTGATGCCGCCGACATTCTCGAGTTCCAGATCGCCATGCTGGGGGATGATGCGCTGAGCAGCCCGGCCTTTGCCGCGATCCGCACCGGCCTGCCGGCCGACAGAGCGTGGCGGCAGGCGCTCGACGCCGAAATCGCCGGCTACGATGCTTCCGACCAGGATTACTTTCGCGCACGTGCCGCCGACATACGCGATATCAGGGACCAGGTGCTGCGGGCTCTGTCCGAGGATGGCGACTTCCAGGCACCGGCCGGCGCCATCCTCTATGGCGAGGACATCGCGCCGACGCGCTTCCTCGAAACCGACTGGAGCAGCGGCGGCGGTATCGCGCTGAAGGCGGGCAGTACGGCGAGCCACGTCGCCATGCTGGCGCGCTCGCGCGGCGTCCCCATGGTAGTCGGGCTCGGTGCTTCGCCGGCTCATCTTGCCGGCATCGCTCTGCTCGACGCCGAACATGGCGGCATCGTGCTGTCACCCTCCAAGGCCGAAATCGACGCCTTTCGCCAATCCTCGTCATCATTCTCGGCGCGCCGCGACCTGGCCGGGACGTTCCTGGCGCGGCCGGCGGTCACCAAGGCCGGCACGCCGGTGCGTGTGCAGGTCAACATCGCCGATCCGTCCGATGTCGACGGCATCGACATCGCGACCT is part of the Mesorhizobium loti genome and encodes:
- a CDS encoding DMT family transporter, producing the protein MTNGILLALIAYASYSGSDAVVKSLGGQFTVFEIGFFTTLFAGCFLFFTRPADERWRDFWRTRRPWAVQARAWAGIASGVLSVYAFTTIPLAESYALIFLAPLCVTILSTVILKEKVGPWRWLAVVAGFAGVMLVVRPGFRELNLGHLAAFGVAFLAATSVILMRSLAQQEKRTTMLGVLVGYGLLFNGIGAAATAFTVPSGTQLLWLVMAGAFTAGGQFLQLLVMKYAPANRVAPTHYSQIVWAVILGALFFQEYPDWLALVGLAVVGGAGLLTMVREEVRLGTVRWNPFSRNRL
- a CDS encoding PIG-L family deacetylase translates to MKILALGAHPDDIEIFMFGTMAAYAVQGAELTFAIATDGAKGGKSDPVALAHVRREEATAAAALLGATLRFLDFPDGELVADAALIGALKELIRETGPDLAITHAPNDYHGDHRALSDGVRIAASFAVPMLHADTLGGTGFSPTHYVDISAHADIKAKAIRMHQSQDPERFVDGARTQNLFRSGQCNGAQGSLAEAFRFEPSFPFADIRELLPPAPPIRKVMVSTRRID
- a CDS encoding carbohydrate ABC transporter substrate-binding protein gives rise to the protein MKSSLKLALGLTSAITASTAVSNVAHAEDLTLCWAAWDPANALVELSKDFTKETGIGMKFEFVPWTNYADRFLNELNSHGKLCDLIIGDSQWIGGAAENGHYVKLNDFFDKEKISMDDFVPATVVGYSEWPKNTPNYWALPAMGDVVGWTYRKDWFSKPELQKEFKEKYGWDLGPPATFDQLKQVAEFFQKREIDGKTVYGASIYTERGSEGITMGAMDVLYSYGFQYENPKKPYEMEGFVNSDKSVKGLEFYKALYDCCTPPGASNSYMGEGVDAFKSGQVAMHMNFAFTWPGLQKDENVGGDKIGYFVNPKGPDGEQFAQLGGQGISVVSYSDKQESALKYIKWFANKDVQAKWWSLGGYSCLNAVVKDPKFPASQPYAQTFLDSMAIVKDFWAEPSYAPLLQASQKRFHDYVVAGQGSAKDALDGLVKDWTQVFQDDGKM
- a CDS encoding sugar ABC transporter permease, translating into MLNRTAENVARATPEPLARKVRGISDKGLAWLFISPTILLLLAINIFPLFWAIYLSFTNYRANRPNEVVKNLGLANYQRILGDKDIWIAMQTTAHFVFWTILLQTLIGFTLAWLIDRKFRGHAFWTTLILVPMMLSPAVVGNFWRFLYEPQIGLFAYAISFVTRIPPTDIQMLSNVSLAPWSIIIVDTWMWTPYVMLICLAGLRSIPEYIYEAAEVDRASNWRQFWSITLPMALPFIMLAVLFRGIENFKMFDMVNLLTGGGPGSTTEVASITLKRQAFESWRTGYSSAFAIILFVAVFGLANIYVKALNKVKQR
- a CDS encoding carbohydrate ABC transporter permease, whose translation is MSLTTAHSVVAPSTNSKRIAGAIIIAYALISIVPLLWIFATSFKTPPDSIAYPPKILFQPSLEGYCNLFTTRTRQTPEYINSLGPATGFCDETTRKRNMVIAGPSNFLPRFVNSLIIAFGSTFCAVFLGTLSAYGFSRFKVPLADDLLFFILSTRFMPPIAVAIPIYLMYRELGLSDTALGMILLYTAVNVSLAVWLLKGFIDEIPREYEEAAMIDGYTRLQAFWRTVLPQATTGIAATAIFCLIFAWNEYAFAALLTSGTAQTAPPFIPTIIGEGGQDWPAVAAGTTIFLVPILVFTILLRKQLLRGITFGAVRK
- a CDS encoding ABC transporter ATP-binding protein, which codes for MAEIRVQHLRKAFGDFVAVQDSNFVVEDGEFFVMLGPSGCGKTTTLRMIAGLELPTGGQILLGGDDVTMLRARERDIAFVFQLFALYPHMNVRKNIGFPLLAQGMPSAEIRTRVEETAKLLRIDHLLNKSVSGLAGGDRQRVALGRAIVRRPKCFLMDEPLGTLDTEFRDLMVHELRELHNRIHATTVYVTHDQMEAMSMADKIAVMNHGVIEQFGTPREIYDRPATMFVADFIGSPPMNFLGFGGGLAKGTKEIVVQGAKVAVPEVREDIAPSDMALGIRPEHIRFDDASKLRGAIYGTEYLGTTQIVAVETADGIIKARVPAEIRLSTGDHVGLALSSARLSLFEKGSGRAVRTAIHDVASERRAQHG
- a CDS encoding ABC transporter ATP-binding protein — encoded protein: MAEVHIKNVTKSFGDHVAVDGLDLHISDGEFVVLLGPTGAGKTTTLRLIAGLERPDSGTIEIGGHNATTLSPAERDTAFVFQQYSLYPHLSVFDNLAFPLRSPARKMPEDQIRRRVEEVARMVRIHHKLANRSTKLSGGEMQRVAIGRALVRKPSIYLMDEPLSSLDAKLRADLRLELKRIQTELGATMLYVTHDQIEAMTMADRIGIFADGMLVQIGSPRTIYSEPANLHVAARLGQPAINLLPTGLLPDSGAPVGTKTIGARTEHLSIGKATNGHADGVVDWVEHLGDQNHLHVTVGPKKLVTLTDPDTDLAQGDRVVIRYRSPLYFGADGQRLM